A genomic window from Motacilla alba alba isolate MOTALB_02 unplaced genomic scaffold, Motacilla_alba_V1.0_pri HiC_scaffold_34, whole genome shotgun sequence includes:
- the LOC119696566 gene encoding A-kinase anchor protein 8-like produces the protein MEPGYGGYGAWSTGATGTQGSYGTNASSWQGYEGYEFYPAQSSAPAGASFSFGAGAAPGGSWEGPKAELGLGGAEGSGGAALGMGPAAAFGPAAAFGPGAAFGSGSGAPSFASGSGAAFGSGSGAAFGSGSGTAFGSGSGATFASGSGAAFGSGSGAAFGSGSGAAFGSGSGATFGSGSGATFGSGSGATFGSGSGTAFGSGSGTAFGSGSTGSTFGSGSGTAFGSGSAGSTFGSGSGAAFGSGSGSTFGSGSGSTFGSGSGSTFGSGSGSTFGSGSGAAFGSGSGSTFGSGSGSTFGSGSAFGQGSALGSSAEAPAPNPDSIIAKINQRLDLLAKEGSPGPEQHHSSFRFDSLGAFSSRDSRDPFRGGSEREDPFSSRGDPFVPVGDPSAGPPRGSGGSSRGRGAPRGRRPPEPFPGAPRWSEPRFPAGRGSRPPPSLFSRPLEYPEFPGDYPEYPEYPEFPEFPPEFPGELGLGRGAFGLRRRDRMGALPWNGLHPGRRRGLRARSGGRWEPEGPRKRKRSGNNDGNEPGDDGNDDGNEPGNGNGNGNGNGNGNGSSEEPKNARSDSDSEHGDEGEAEEKSLDEADRGSEEDDEEARKRREKQRRRDRMRDRAMDRIQFACSVCKFRSLEEEEIQRHLESKFHRDTLRYIGTKLPDKTVQFLQVPPKTGNSHGISQFQKKSGFLGLFSGCF, from the exons ATGGAGCCGGGATACGGCG GCTACGGCGCCTGGAGCACCGGGGCCACGGGCACCCAGG GCTCCTACGGCACCAACGCGAGCAGCTGGCAAG GCTACGAGGGTTACGAGTTCTACCCGGCGCAGAGCTCGGCCCCGGCGGGCGCCTCCTTCAGCTtcggggccggggcggcgccgggcggcTCCTGGGAGGGCCCCAAGGccgagctggggctggggggcgcCGAGGGCTCCGGCGGCGCCGCGCTGGGGATGGGCCCCGCGGCCGCCTtcggccccgcggccgccttCGGCCCGGGAGCCGCCTTCGGATCGGGATCCGGCGCACCTAGCTTCGCTTCGGGATCCGGAGCCGCCTTCGGATCGGGATCGGGAGCCGCCTTCGGATCGGGGTCTGGGACTGCCTTCGGATCGGGGTCTGGAGCCACCTTTGCCTCGGGATCTGGAGCCGCCTTTGGATCGGGGTCTGGAGCCGCCTTTGGATCAGGATCTGGAGCCGCTTTTGGATCGGGATCTGGAGCCACCTTTGGATCGGGGTCTGGAGCCACTTTTGGATCGGGATCTGGAGCCACCTTTGGATCAGGATCTGGGACTGCCTTTGGATCAGGATCTGGGACCGCTTTTGGATCGGGATCCACTGGATCCACCTTTGGCTCAGGATCTGGGACCGCCTTTGGCTCAGGATCTGCTGGATCCACCTTCGGATCGGGATCCGGAGCCGCCTTTGGGTCAGGATCGGGATCCACCTTCGGCTCGGGATCGGGCTCCACTTTTGGCTCGGGATCGGGATCCACGTTTGGCTCGGGATCGGGATCCACCTTCGGCTCGGGATCTGGAGCCGCCTTCGGCTCGGGATCGGGATCCACCTTCGGCTCGGGATCGGGATCCACCTTCGGCTCGGGCTCCGCCTTCGGCCAGGGCTCGGCGCTGGGATCGTCGGCCGAGGCGCCCGCGCCCAACCCCGACTCCATCATCGCCAAGATCAACCAGCGCCTCGACCTGCTGGCCAAGgagggcagccccggccccgagCAGCACCACAG ctccttccgCTTCGACTCCTTGGGCGCCTTCTCCTCGCGGGACTCTCGGGATCCCTTCCGGGGGGGCTCGGAGCGGGAGGATCCCTTCTCCTCTCGGGGGGACCCCTTCGTCCCCGTCGGGGACCCctccgcggggccgccgcggggctcggggggctcctcgcggggccgcggcgcgccgcggggccggcggccgccGGAGCCGTTCCCGGGGGCGCCGCGCTGGAGCGAGCCGCGCTTCCCGGccggccgcggctcccggcCGCCGCCCTCGCTCTTCTCCCGGCCCCTGGAGTACCCCGAGTTCCCCGGGGACTACCCCGAGTACCCCGAGTACCCCGAGTTCCCCGAGTTCCCCCCCGAGTTCCCCGGCGAGCTGGGCCTGGGCCGCGGCGCCTTCGGCCTCaggaggagggacaggatgGGAGCGCTGCCCTGGAACGGCCTGCACCCC GGCCGGCGCCGGGGGCTCCGCGCTCGCTCCGGGGGGCGCTGGGAGCCCGAGGGGCCCCGCAAACGGAAACGCTCCGGGAACAACGACGGCAACGAGCCCGGCGACGACGGCAACGACGACGGGAACGAGCCCGGGAACGGGAACGGcaacgggaacgggaacgggaacgggaacgggagcAGCGAGGAGCCCAAGAACGCCCGCAGCGACAGCGACTCCGAGCACG GGGACGAGGGGGAGGCCGAGGAGAAATCCTTGGACGAGGCGGACAGAG GATCGGAGGAGGACGACGAGGAGGCGCGGAAGCGGCGCGAGAAGCAGCGGCGCAGGGACCGCATGCGCGACCGCGCCATGGACAG gatCCAGTTCGCGTGTTCCGTGTGCAAGTTCcgcagcctggaggaggaggagatccAGCGGCACCTGGAGAGCAAATTCCACCGCGACACGCTGCGCTACATCGGCACCAAGCTGCCCGACAAAACCGTCCAGTTCCT